In Pengzhenrongella sicca, a single genomic region encodes these proteins:
- a CDS encoding class I SAM-dependent methyltransferase, which translates to MKDTMLRNSDVATMMRKVRGTLSRARRERDDGVLFIELESLDRFGLDALRRDARLVVDLPSGSGRPVIGPVIVFSKRVFRRLVRWYVKPIALQQSGVNERLLDVDARVAGVAARAEAGVTDLLIRLEELEHEVDRLSSEAPRRAQQSRPDSDESSALDLSVQRLLAYSGFEDRHRGSQEVVRPLLATYLKYFEDSKAVVDLGSGRGEFVSVLEEAGIHGYGVDSDESQVATARAAGRDVRLEDAVEHLHGLGVGEVDGVFSSQVAEHLTTNELMTTIDLVRRKLAPGGVFVMETPNPEALFIFSTFFYVDLTHIKPIHPEALRWAFEACGFDDVQIVRTQKVPDSARLQAIPAELRGEPGWDVVGHNLDMLNDLIYGYQHYAVVGRKPEAGSR; encoded by the coding sequence GTGAAGGACACAATGCTGAGAAATTCTGACGTCGCCACCATGATGCGCAAGGTTCGGGGAACGCTCTCCCGTGCACGGCGGGAACGGGACGACGGTGTTCTGTTCATCGAACTCGAATCGCTGGACCGGTTCGGGCTCGATGCTCTTCGCAGGGACGCGCGTCTTGTCGTCGACCTCCCCTCTGGCTCCGGCCGCCCTGTGATCGGGCCGGTGATCGTCTTCTCCAAGCGGGTCTTCCGCCGGCTGGTGCGCTGGTACGTCAAGCCGATAGCGCTCCAGCAGTCGGGTGTCAACGAGCGCCTCCTCGATGTCGATGCCCGGGTCGCCGGGGTGGCCGCCCGCGCTGAGGCGGGAGTCACGGACCTCCTGATCCGGCTCGAAGAGCTCGAGCACGAGGTCGACCGGCTCTCGTCCGAAGCGCCGCGCCGCGCCCAGCAGTCCCGACCGGACTCCGACGAATCGTCCGCTCTCGATCTCAGTGTCCAGCGGCTGCTCGCCTACAGCGGGTTCGAAGATCGGCACCGCGGCAGCCAAGAGGTGGTGCGCCCGTTGCTGGCGACCTATCTGAAGTACTTCGAAGACTCGAAGGCCGTGGTGGATCTGGGGTCGGGGCGTGGCGAGTTCGTCTCGGTCCTCGAGGAGGCCGGGATTCACGGGTACGGGGTGGACTCCGACGAGTCGCAGGTCGCCACCGCCCGCGCGGCAGGCCGGGACGTGCGGCTCGAGGACGCAGTCGAGCACCTGCACGGGCTGGGCGTGGGCGAGGTCGATGGAGTGTTCTCGAGCCAGGTGGCCGAGCACCTGACCACCAACGAGCTGATGACGACGATCGACCTGGTGCGACGCAAGCTGGCGCCTGGTGGGGTCTTCGTGATGGAGACGCCCAACCCGGAGGCTCTCTTCATCTTCTCGACGTTCTTCTACGTGGACCTGACGCACATCAAGCCGATCCACCCCGAGGCGCTGCGCTGGGCCTTCGAGGCGTGCGGATTCGACGACGTGCAGATCGTGCGCACCCAGAAGGTGCCCGACTCTGCCCGCTTGCAGGCCATTCCTGCGGAGCTGCGTGGCGAGCCCGGCTGGGACGTCGTCGGCCACAACCTCGACATGCTCAACGACCTGATCTACGGGTACCAGCACT
- a CDS encoding ABC transporter ATP-binding protein produces the protein MTDVAIEVVDMWKNFRIYHERSHTLKERFVGRSNKYEDFVALKNINFEVPAGSTVGIIGSNGSGKSTLLKVLARIMTPNSGYVRVNGSMSSLLELGTGFHPDLTGRENVYLASSVLGRNEKETNALYDSIVDFAGVEQFMDLPIKNYSSGMNARLAFAVSISVEPEVLLLDEVLSVGDEEFQMKCYERIAHFRNEGRTIVLVSHSLGTITTMCQDAIWIEHGELRAQGPSDEVVGEYLGNVHVADEASSPHSTSDTRWGNGKVQITAVNFVGESGRRTTNLRGGEPSAIEIDYVSSEPVDELVAGIAIYRADNDQLVHGQNSLHSDIGAKLPANGTVRFELAETPLLKGPYLLTAALHDRACATIYDWREREFAFSVMNGARSLGQAGMVYVEGTWSVPVRTA, from the coding sequence ATGACTGACGTCGCGATCGAAGTTGTCGACATGTGGAAGAACTTCCGCATCTATCACGAGCGGTCCCACACGCTCAAGGAGCGCTTCGTAGGACGCTCGAACAAGTACGAGGACTTCGTCGCTCTCAAGAACATCAACTTCGAGGTCCCGGCCGGTTCGACCGTGGGCATCATCGGGTCCAACGGCTCCGGCAAGTCGACCCTCCTCAAGGTGCTCGCTCGGATCATGACGCCGAACAGCGGATACGTCCGCGTGAACGGGTCGATGTCCTCGCTGCTCGAGCTCGGCACAGGCTTCCACCCCGACCTCACTGGCCGGGAGAACGTGTACCTCGCCAGCTCAGTGCTCGGGCGGAACGAGAAAGAGACGAACGCGCTCTACGACTCGATCGTCGATTTCGCTGGCGTCGAGCAGTTCATGGATCTCCCGATCAAGAACTACAGCTCGGGCATGAATGCCCGCCTGGCTTTCGCGGTCTCGATCAGCGTCGAGCCCGAGGTGCTCCTCCTGGACGAGGTGCTCTCGGTCGGTGACGAAGAGTTCCAGATGAAGTGCTACGAGCGGATCGCGCACTTCCGCAACGAGGGCCGCACCATCGTGCTCGTCTCCCACAGTCTCGGGACGATCACGACGATGTGCCAGGACGCGATCTGGATCGAGCACGGAGAGCTACGCGCGCAGGGGCCGTCCGACGAGGTGGTGGGGGAGTACCTCGGCAACGTCCACGTCGCCGACGAGGCGAGCTCGCCGCATTCGACGAGCGACACGCGGTGGGGAAACGGCAAGGTCCAGATCACGGCGGTCAACTTCGTCGGCGAGAGCGGCCGGCGGACGACCAACCTCCGTGGCGGGGAGCCGTCGGCCATCGAGATCGACTACGTCAGCTCGGAGCCGGTGGACGAGCTCGTCGCCGGGATCGCGATCTATCGTGCCGACAACGACCAGCTGGTGCACGGGCAGAACTCGCTCCACTCCGATATCGGCGCCAAGCTGCCCGCCAACGGCACGGTGCGCTTCGAGCTCGCCGAGACGCCGCTGCTGAAGGGCCCGTACCTGCTCACCGCCGCGCTGCACGACCGTGCCTGCGCGACGATCTACGACTGGCGTGAGCGGGAGTTTGCCTTCTCGGTCATGAACGGGGCGCGGAGCCTCGGTCAGGCGGGAATGGTCTACGTGGAAGGCACGTGGTCGGTTCCCGTGCGCACGGCCTGA